The window TGACCCCACCACGCATACAGGCATAGGAACGGTAGACACAAGCAAATCAGTTATATTATTTTTGGGTTTTGACTTCTTACCGGCATGGAATGCTGTGAACTATATTAAAGCCAACGGTATGGAAGAGACTATAGAGGTTACTGGCATCGGGTCTGTTGGGCATGATCTCATACGGTTTTACGATAAGGCAAAAATCCTTACCTCCCCTGTCAAGACCAGTAAGGTATTAAGGATGGGGATACCTGATGTGATAGTAGTTGGTGACGCGTGTTGTAAGACAAATGTGCTGGAAGATGCAAAGAGGACGGATACAAAGGTTATCGCCACCAGTTTCAATCAGAATATGGGCTTAGTGAACAGGGTTGAAGAAAATGTGGATGATATTGTAAATGAGCTTTTGAGTGGCTCTCAGGCTGTATTGGTGACGGATCCAAAAAAGGCCGGTGAAGTAGCCGTCAAACTGGCTGGGAAAGTTAAATCCCTGAGGAAAAAAAGCTACCTCTTATCTAGCAAAGAAATAAAAAAATGGGCATCCAAATGTGATGGGTGTGATGCCTGCTTTAGAGTATGTCCAAATAGCCTTCATATAAGCGCTGCGTTAAAGGCAGCCTCGAGTGACAATACTGGAAGGCTATGTGAACTACATGATAAAAGCATTTACTGTGGCAAATGTGAAGAAGTTTGTCCCCAAAATATACCGATAATAGACATGATTATTGCTGCGGCACAGAAGGAAATAAGAGAGGATAAAGCTGTGATGAAGGCAGGAAGGGGGACTTTCGGCAATCTAGAAATAAGAGACTGGGCTATCACGATGTTTTCTTGTCCGGGTTCAGTAGTCATAATGGGATGCAATAACTATAAAGGGTCAGATATGGACATAGCTTATATTGCATCTGAATTAATATCAAATACCTACTCAGTTACAGTCGCCGGTTGCGTGGCATCTGACATTGCCAGGTATAAAGATAAAAAGACAGGGAAGTTTTTATATGAACTCTACCCGACGCTTTTCAACCCTAAGTGTCTGGTAAATACAGGTGGCTGTTCAGGTCAGTCCCATTTCACAACCGCTTTTTATAAGGTCGGCTATATGGGATTCAGGTCCCCCTACAGGGCTACCTACGCAATGCAATCAGATTTTACTACCAGATTTCCAAACGTACTCGTTATCTGGGGACCGGCATCAGACCTGATGTATACCCTGGCATCGGGTTATGCAAGAGCCGGTATCCCGGTAATCCTCGGACCCGGTGGTTTCAACTTTAAGCGATACCTGATGGGAAATAAGTATGATAGGAGCAAGTGGTGGGCACTCCATGGAAATACAGGGAAAAAGGGAGAAGTTGACCCATTGCCTGAACACATGATAGTACCTGTAGAAACGAAGGAAGAAGTCCTTGCACTTATTCCAAAGCTATGCTTCCTATTTCAGGATATGGAAACAGCCAGACAAACAAAATTCGATTTTTACCTTGATTATTATAACAATGCTTTTGGAGTTTTGCCAGATGACTGGCACCTATATGTAAGAAGGGAAGTTGAGATTCCATTGATAAAAAAGGTAAAAATCTTGCGCTTGCTCGAAGAAGAACACGGCTGGGAAATAGACAGAAAGAAAGGCAGGGTCATAAGGGCAAGGCACAGAGATGGCAGGTTGATCCCCATGGAAAAGTTCCTTGAAGAATACGGATTTCCTTCTGGTCAATACATAACCTTCATACCTCGACTGGTATATAAAGAAAGGGCAGATAGGGAATAAAACGCCACCATAGTTCACAGATCTGGGCAATACCTGTAGCATCCAACGGATGCCCTTTGGACATGAGACCACTACCGGGATTGAGCACTTGCTAAAGCGAAAGGAATACTAATTTACTTTTGATCTTATCCAGTATTCTTTTTGCCCAAACCAATTCTGATGCAAGTATACCCAAGCCAAGCGGTATGAAAAGGATTGCGGGACCAGGTAACACAATCATGGCAATACCCATCAGGAGGATCGTAAAACCAACTATTATGATGATCAGTCTTCTGGCTTGTTTTATGGTCTTAAGTATTGTGGGATCCATAAAGACTTAGGACAGCACTTTCCTTTTCGTTTTCCCCAAGTGTTGCAATTCATTATTGATGAAGTCATAAAAAGTCTGGAAATGCCACTCTTTGTCATTGCAAGCGAAGCGAAGCAATCTATAACTTAAACTCGTCTCTTATCATACAAAACACTTGCAGACTCCGGGATGTCCCCAGGATTCACCAATAAAATATTGGCGGTTAATCTGGTAGTCTCTTTTAATTCCGATACTAAAATATTCTCTAACTCATTTCGATTACTGACGTTAGAACACTCTATTTTGATTGCCAATTCATCCATCCGATGGGGTCTGTCGATTATGATTTGAAACCTCCCAAGCTCAGAATATTTTCTTAATACCCTCTCTATGTCCTGGGGATTGACAAACATACCTTTAACCTTGGCTATTTCCGATCTCCTGCCCAATATTCTCTTTAATCGTGGAGAGGTCCTGCCGCATGGACACGGTTGCAGATTGATGCCTTCTGTAATATCTCCTGTGCGATACCTGATAATCGGCATAGCTCTTCTGCAAACTTCGGAGGCGGCTATTTCGCCTGTCTCCCCCAATGGAACATGGACTCCAGTCTCAGGGTCTATTATCTCAACCACATAATCTTCGCTGATATGCATACCACCACCTTCAGGGCATTCTGCAGCTATAAGCCCAAGATCAGCCGTTGCGTAAAACTCTTTTACATCAGCATCGAATACCTCTTTAATCTTTTTTCTGGTTTCCTCTTTTCTAATGTCGCCAAAAATGATCACAAGCCTTACCGACAGGTCATTCCTGGGATCAATCTCCATCTTTAATGCTACATCGCACAAGTGTTCTACAAATGTCGTAAAACCTGCCAGAACAGAGGTATTCGTAGCCTTCATCGTTTCAATATGCATCCCTGACATACCGGGACCACCAGGGATTACCGTACATCCTATCTTCCTAAACCCTCCTGAAAGAATATCTCCTGCTATTACCCAATGAAAGGTCGTAGTCACATTTACTATGTCCTGTTTCCTGGCACCACAAACATAGAGACCTTTTGCAAATACCATGGAAAAACTATCAAAATCTTCATCAGTAAAAGGTATGTGTATTGGACCAGGTGCTACGTAAAGGCGAGTCAGATTGTCAGTATTTACCGCTAACAGATCTCCAAATGGAGGATTCTTTTTCTGATTTTCAATAAGGTCGTTCTTCGTTGAAAAAGGGATTTTATAATAATCTTCAATCGTTGCTATATCTAAAGGTTTTAAACCAACTGAATTAAATCTATCGCGGTAATAAGTGCAATTTTCATAGGCATGTTTGAGATGAGAGAGCAGCTTGTTGAACTGGTGTTCTCTCATCTCTTCCCTGGACATTTTTTCAATCAATGGATCCCAATATGCACCATCCTGATACATTCTTCCCCCTTTTAATCCTCTGATTATATTCTCGGTTCATCTCGTAAGTGGCTGTTTTCTTAACTTAGTTGACTGTCCTGGAAGGTTTTCTCCAGCTGGTAATCGGTATAAGAGTTACCTTATCTACATCAGCCTTGTATAGCTTCATGGAATCAAGTGCCTTATGGTTTTTTGAACTGAATGTTATCGGACCACAAAGACCTTTGGTATCAAAGTCCTTAATCGTCTCCAGAGAATCTACCAGTCTTTCGCCGTTCAAATCCCTGCCTGCTCTCTTCATAGCCTCAGAATATAACAACGCAGCAACCCAGCCCACGGTGTAATACCTGTTATGAGTTTTCCCGGGATGATATTTTAAAGAAATCTTCCTCATCTCAACTACCCCAGGACTATTATCGTCCAGAGGACTGAAAGAGTGTACTCCGATGAAATTCTTTGCTGCCTTCCCAGCAAGCTTAATCGTGTCCGCATCACACCCAAACATAGTTGCAAAAAAGGTGGCATCCAAACCATACTTCTTCGCATCCCTTAACAGGGCTGCTGCTATCTCAATAACAGCAAGTTGTATCACATAATCGGCATTCGCCTTTTTCAGGTTCATAACCTGAGATGCAGCATCTACCGCTCCAAAATTAAGCACCTGCTTACTAACCAGATTTAAACCGGTGAGTTCGGTATACCTTTCAACCGCCCGTAATAGTGTCTTCCCCGACTCATTATCCGTATACACAACGGCAATCCTCGGATTTTTAACCTTCAAATCTTTAGTGATATAATCGATCATTAAATATGCCTGTTCCTCATAGAGAGTCCCAAGAAGAAAGACATACCGCTTATAAGGATTTATCAGGGCATCTGATGGACTTGGACTCATACAGGGCATCTTCTCTTTCTCAATCTGGCTGAATAGAGCATATATCTCTGAAGTCGATCCAGGCCCCCAAAAGGCAATAATTTTATCCCTGTAAACCAACTTTTTGAAAGCTGCCAGAGCCAGGGGTATGGAAAGCCTGCTGTCCTCAGCAATTACATTTACCTTTCTCCCATGAATCCCACCCTGATCATTTACATATTTAAAATAGTCTCTTACCCCTTCAATCATGGGAAACCAGGTTGCAACGATTGGCCCGGTCATGTCGCCTATTACCCCAAATTTTATGGTATCCTTCGTAACCCCCCTTACCTCTTCAGCATAGGAGGAAACACCTCCTAAAAAAATCATGATTGAAACCAAAACAATAATTCTTAAAAAAATACATCTCACTCTCATAATGCTCTCCTTTTTTCTGTAGTGTAGAGTGAACCTCCCCGCAGCAAGCTGCGGGGTATCTAAAAAATGACTATTGAAACCCTTTAGCACAAGCTACAGGATATTATCAAGTTAAAACTTCAACCGCTTAAAAAACTCTAGCGAGGAAGCGGCTTTTTCCAGTCACTAATGGCGACCAGCATGCCATTATCAACATCAGCTTTGGAAAAGAAAACACTCTCTGCCCCTTCCCGGTCATCAGAACCCCAAGTAACCGACCCAGAGAGCCCCCACGGATCAAAATTTTTTATGGTCTCCATGGCATTTACAAGGCTTTCATTATTCAAGTCTTTTCCTGCCCTTTTCATACCTTCGACAAAAAGTATAGCGTTTACCCACCCGAAGGTATAATACTCGCTGCGGTACGGTTTATCGGTACCAGGACGAAGTTTCAAGGTTATCTCTCTCATTTTCTTAGCCCCCGGTGTATTGCTATACCATGATCTGAAGGCTTGTATCCCGACATACCCTTGAGCTGCATCCTTGGACAGAGCAATAGTATCCGCATTTGTTGACAGCATGGTTCCTAAAAAATTGGTCTCCAATTTAAGCTTCCTAGCTTCTCTTAACAGGAGAGAAGCCGGTGCAATAACGTGCTGAATTATTACAAAATCTGGTTTGTACCTTTTCAAATTCATAACCTGGGAGCTGGCATCCAACGAACCCATGTTCAATATCTCCTCGCGGAGTTCAACATTGAATACCTTTGCCTGTATCTGCGCCTCCCTCGCTGCTGACTTGCCAACTTCCACATCAGGATATACGATTGCTATCCTGGGATTAGGAAATTTGGCTTTCATATCCTTAAGTATATAATCGAACAGTATCTTAATCTGATTTTCATAAGAGCACACAAAATGAAAAACATATCTTTTGAATGGCTTAAACATGTGCTCAGCAGGGCTTATCATTACGGTACAAATCTTTTCCTTTTGAACCTGGGGGAGTAAAACCGTTGCCTCTCCTGTAGATGTAGGCCCGAAAATAGTAAATACATTGTCCTTGTAAAGGATTTTTTTGAAGGCCGCCATTGCCCTGGGTATCGAGTAACCGGTATCCTCAGAGACAAACTTTATCTTTCGACCGTGGATACCCCCCTGTTCATTGATATAGCGAATATAATTTTTGATTGCCTCTGAAATACCCTGGGAATCTTTTGCAATGGGCCCTGTGTCGGCGTTTAAATGACCCATTATGATTGTGTCCTTCGTCACCCCTTTTGCCTCTCCGGCATAACAGGGTACGCTTCCCAAAAAAACCATGATTGAAGCTAAGATAACCATTGTTAAAAAAATACCTCTGATCCTCATAACATCCTCCTCTTTTGTATATGCACTTTGTATTACTTATTCCACAGACTCAACGCAAAGGTTTATCTGTTATCATCTATTGCTTTTTCGTCATGTTGTCTTTAATGTATTGGGCAATATCCGTTGCAGGGGAACCAGGCCCAAAGGTCTTTCCAACACCCATATTTATCAGCTCCCCTACCTCATCATCAGGGATTATCCCCCCTAATATAACCAGTATATCTGCTCTTTTGTTCTCTCTTAAACCTTTTATTATCTCAGAAGTAATGTATTTATGCCCTCCAACTGAAAAACTCACGCCCACAACATCCACATCCTCCTGTATGGCAGTGCTTACTACATCCCCAGGATGGACAAACCTGGTAAAGATAACCTCCATCCCCAATTCCATCAGCTTCCTCGCCAGATACCTAACTCCCCTGTCATGCCCGTCAAACCGCGCAATCGTTAATAAAACCCTGATCTTCTCTTCTCTCATCGATATAACCTCCTATGCCCACCCGAATACTTCTTTTAAAACACCTTGCAACTCTCCAAGGGTAGCCTCTGCTCTAGCTGCATCAATAACCGCAGGCATTAATTCTCCGCTATGCTCAGGCCATGTTTCGTCTACCATCACTGCCACTTCTTTAAGCCTCTTCAATGCCCCTTCCAATTTTTTGTTGTCTCTTTTCTCTTTGTATTCTTTAAGCCTTCGTATGGCCTCTTCCTCTATCTCCGGATATTTAAAGACCGGGACTTTCTGTTCTTTCTCGGTTACATATTTGTTCAACCCTACAATTGTCTTCTGCCCACTGGCTACTTTCTCCCGCCACTGATAGGCAGATTTGGTAATTTCATCTTTAAACCAGCCCGACTCCCAACACTTCCTGAATCCTCCCTTTTCATCTATCAGTTTTATAATCCCGAAGACCTCCTCTTCCACTTTGCCGGTCAGCCATTCTACATAGTAGGAACCAGCCAGTGGATCTGAAACGTTGGGTATGTTTGTCTCATGGAGGATAATCTGCTGGGTCCTCAAGGCAAGGATGTGGGATTCTTCGGTAGGGGTAGACAATGCCTCCAGGTATGAATTCGTCTGTATGGAATTTGTACCTGAAAGTACGGCTCCCAATGTCTGAAGTGTTGTCCTTATAACGTTGTTTAAAGGCTGCTGGGCAGTTAAGGTAACTCCGGATGTCTGGCTATGCATCCTCAGGTGCAATGACCTTGGATTTTTGCAGCCAAATCTCTCTTTATTAACTTTTGCCCAAACTCTTCTCATTGCCCTGACTTTGGCAACCTCCTCAAAAAAATCACCTGCCTGGGCTATCTGAAAACCAAACCTGGGTAAAAACTCATCTGGATCAAGTCCTGCCCTTATACATTCTTCGGTAAGAGCTATCCCCGCTGATATGGCATAACCCGCCTCCTGGACGGCATTGCCTCCTGATTCTTCCACGTAATAGGACGTGATATTGGTATGATTCCACTGGGGCATATTCCTGCAACAGTATTTTATAAACTCAGCCATAAGCTTAAAGGCACTTTTGGGAGGAAAGGCAACGTTCCCGAGAAAAGCAAAAGACCAGAGCCAGTTCATGCTGTTGCCATAAACTTTAGTTATGGGAATCCCTCTCTTTTCAAGATAAGCAATGTACATTGCTATCTCTACCAGGGTAGCACGGCAGATGTTCTGTACAACTGATACTTTGGTAAGGTCTATATCATGAAAGAGACGGTCAAAATCATCCTGGGTTGCAAAATGACATCCTGCAACCCCCACTCTCCCTGTTACCTCCGGGTCATCAGGATCGTATCCTGCTTTTGCTACCAGATCAAACACAAGATTGTAGGCATCTTTACCAAAATACCCCCTCGCCCCCATCTCTTTTAAAAGATCCATCCTCTCACGAGTTTGCTCTGGCAAACCATAGCCTAAAACCAGGTTGTTAAACCAGGGTGTAAACTGATACTGTACAGGGTATATGCCCCTTGTATAAGGATAAATACCCGGCATCTCAGGACGAAAACCAATCTCTTCTAGATCCTTTGCCGTATACACAGATTTTACAGGAATATCCGAATCTGTAACAGCTTTAAATTCTTTATCTTTGTAAAACCTGTCATATAGCTCTTTCCACTCTCTCTTTAACCTCTCCTCCTCTTCTAGAAACTCCTTCTCAAACATCAATCGGTACCCTCCTTTCTATATTTAATAAAATTTTGGCATTCCTCCTTAAGAGCCTATAATCTTTTTAACTGATTAGTGTAGAATTCTAGCTGCCTGATTGTATGCTGCCAGATTTTGGGGTCTTTTGTCGCCACAAATAAGCTGGTGGCCCCGTTAAGGGAGATGAAAATAAAGTTTGCAATTTCCTCGAGATTCAACCCTTTCTTCAATAATCCTGCATCTGCTGCTTCTTTCAACCAACGGTACAGCAGGTTTGAGAATCCTTCGAATCCTTTCGAGATCTTATCTGTCATACTTACAGAATGTCCACAAAACTCGAAAAGCATGGGCACAAAAAAAGCCCCTTTTTTGAAAACCTTTGCTCCAAGGAAGTCCTTCAGAATGTTTTCTGTGAGTTTCCCTATTCGATCAACCGGGTTTGAGATATCCCTGGTTCCTCTAAACGCCTTACTTCTCCAGATTTTGACAGCTTCGTCATAAACTGCATACCAGATTTCTTCCTTACTCTTAAATTGGCCATAAATCCCACCTTTTGTTAAACCTGTTGCCTGAACGATATCTGTCATAGATGTATTGTAGTATCCCCTTTCTGAAAAAAGTCGCAGCGACTTTTTTATGATACCTTTTCTTGTTAGTATCCCCTTCTCTTTTTTCATAACGGCAAATTATACCAACCAGTTGGTTTTTTATAACATTATAATAAGTAAAAGTTATTTGAGTTGTCAAGCTCTTTTTTTCAAAATTTTCCTTGAAAATACTTGCTATCTCTGATAGGCTAACCTGAGCATTTATAGAGACTTTCCTTTCTTTTTTTGTTCCCTAGAAGTAACCTCTTTTAAAGGAAAAATATCATGCACCATCCATACTTCAGTGATCAAAGCAATTTAAATGGCTGATTAAACAGCCTTTTATATAAGACTACATAAGAAAAACATAAAGGGGGAGATGTATAGATGAACTCTAACGTAAAAAAGCTTTTGGATTTAAGGGAGCGCAAGGGCAGGATTTTTCAGATGGGAGGTTCAAAGAGCATAGAAAAGCAGCATGAGCGCACTAAATTGACCGCCAGAGAAAGGATTGATCTCCTGTTCGATGCGGGCACATTCATGGAGGTTGATGCACTGGTAAAGCACAGGTGTACCCTTTTTGGCATGGAAAGCAAGGAAGTCCCTGCCGATGCGGTAGTTACCGGAAGTGGAAAGATAAATGGAAATAATGCCTTTGTTGCAGCCGAGGATTTTACGGTTCTGGCAGGGACATTTGGGGAGATGCATGGGAAGAAGATATGTAAAGTCATTGACGCAGCGGCAAAATGCGGTTCCCCTTTCATCCAGATAATCGACTCAGGGGGAGCGAGGTTACAGGAAGGTCAGGACTCCAGCGAGATATATGCTCAGCTGTTTAGAAGGCATACGCTGTACTCAGGTGTAATTCCTCAGATCACCCTTTTACTGGGCAGTTGTGGCGGAGGGGCTGCATATGGTCCCGCGTTAAGCGATTTTATCATTATGGTGGATGGTATCAGTCGCATGTACATGGGTGGCCCTGCCTTCGTAAAGACCATGCTTGGAGAAAACAAGACAGAGGAGGAGCTGGGTGGAGCGAAGCTTCACAGCGAGATAACCGGATTATGTGATTTTGTTGCGAAGGACGACAGAGAGGCGATTGGGATAGCCAAAGAGATTTTGAGTCTGCTGCCTTCGAACAATCGGGAGAAGCCTCCTGTTATCGAGACAGGGGATGATCCCAATCGCATTAATAAAGGTATCATGGATATCCTGCCGGAGGATTCCAGAGTCCCCTTTGATATGTACAGGATAATCAGAGAGATTGTTGATAACGGGTACTTTCTCGAATACAAAGCCAGGTTTGCAAAGAATATGATAACGTGTTTTGCAAGGCTCAACGGCCAGCCCGTTGGTATCCTGGCCAACAACTCCATGGTTATGGGAGGCGTGATAGATGTCGGTGCTGCGAATAAACATGCCCGTTTTGTGAGGATCTGTGATGCCTATAATATCCCTGTAATCCATATACAGGATTCGCCAGCAGTAATGATCGGGCAGAACGAGGAGAAGCGGGGAATAATAAAACACGGTTCGAAGATGCTCCACGCCGTTACCGAGGCTTCAGTACCCAAAGTAACCCTTGTCATCAGGCATTCCTACGCCGGGGCACAACTATGCATGTGCAATGTACCTCTGGGGGCTGATTTTGTTTTCGCCTGGCCCACGGCTGAAATAACCCTTGTTGGTCCGGAAACAGCGGCGAGTATCCTCTTTGCTAAGGAGATTGCAGGGGCAGATGATCCCAAGAAGTTAGAAGAGCAGCGGATAAAGGAATACAGGGATGTGTGGGTTAACCCATATATGGCAGCCGAGAGGGGATATATTGATGATGTAATAGAGCCTGAGGCATCCAGGGCTGTACTGATAAACACCCTTAACTTGCTGAAAGATAAGGTAGATGAAAAGCCATGGAAGAAACATGGTATTATCCAATTGTAAGTTTATATGTTACCTATGGTCTGTTGCCCAAATCCCTTTTCGTTTGTCCAAAACGTTTTTTGATGACCGCTCAAAGGAATTTCTGTTTTGGCAACAGCCCCTAAATATTTACTCAGTAGGATAAGGAGGTGCGGAATGGATTTTAGTTTTACCAAAGAACAGGAAAGCCTAAGGCAGGAAGTCCGGGACTTTCTTGAGGCAAAGGTAAGAGATGGAGAATTCCAGGTCAAGAGCAATGGTTGGGTTGAAAGCCATTCACAGAAATTTTCTAAAGACATGTCCAGTAGAGGCTGGATAGGAATGACCTGGCCTAAAGAATATGGGGGGCATGAACGAAGCTATATAGACAGGGCAATAGTTATGGAGGAGATGCTTACCTATCAGGCACCTATTGGTTTTCATTTTCTGGCCGACAGACAGGTTGGTCCTGCCATAATCCATTTTGGCAATGATGAACAAAAGAAAACCTACCTGCCAAAGATAATAAATGCAGACATATCCATAGCCATCGGTTTGAGCGAACCCAATGCAGGATCAGACCTGGTGTCGGTAAAGACTACTGCAATAGAACAGGGGGATTTTTATATAATAAACGGACAAAAGGTCTGGACCACTGGTGGCCACAGGGCTGATTACATCTGGTGTCTGGTAAGGACAGACTTGAATGCCCCCAAACACAAGGCATTGAGTGAGTTTATAGTGGACGTTAAAACTCCCGGTATAACTATACGTCCTATCATAAACATGGCAGGGATCCACTCATTCAATGAAATATTCTTTGAGGACGTTAAGGTACCTAAAGAGAATCTTGTTGGCCCAAAGAATCGTGGATTTTATCAGCTTATGGCGCAGGTGGACTATGAGAGAGCGGGGCTTGAACGCCTCATGCAGAACTATCCGCTCTTTAAGAACCTTGTGGAATATGTAAAGAATGAAAAGAGAAACGGCAAAGCTCTGTCAAAGGACCCCTTCATAAGAAACAAGCTGGCTGAACTGGAGGTTGAATACCAGATAGGAAGGCTCTTTTGCTATCACGTTGCATGGACACTATCGCAGGGACGTATTCCCAACTACGAGGCAGCCTTGTGTAAGGCATTTTGTACCCAGTTTGAACAGCGTTTGAGTGATGCCGCAACAAGCGTCCTAGGGCTTTATGGCCAGCTCATGCCTGGTTCTGAATATGCTCCCATGGATGGTGATGCAGCGGATTCATATCTGTGGAGCGTTTCCTATACCATACAGGGTGGGACATTAGAAGTACTGAAAAACATTGTGGCTACCAGAGGGCTTGGACTGCCCGTAGCAAAATCTTAAGTTCTGATAAAACCACAGGAGGTTAAATAAATGGATTTCAGCCTTAATGAAGAACAAGAGATACTCAGGAATATGGCTCGGAACTTTCTTACCAAGGAATGCCCTAAATCCTTTGTAAAAGAGATGAACGAAGATGAGAAGGGATACTCTCCTACCTTGTGGAGCAAGATGGCGGAGTTGGGGTGGATGGGATTTATCTTTCCTGAAAAATACGGGGGTATGGAAGGAAACTTCTTGGACTTAAGTGTTCTCATGGAAGAGATGGGCAGGGCGTGTTTACCAGGTCCCTTCTTCTCAACGGTTATCCTTGGGGGGATAAGCCTTTTGGAAGGCGGAAATGAAAAACAAAAAGAGAGATTCCTCCCCAAAATAGCCAGAGGAGAGATAATATTGACCCTTGCCGTTACAGAGGCTTCCGGGAACTATGAACCTGAGGGCATAGAAACCAGATTTATCAAGACAAATGAAGGGTATACCATAGATGGGACCAAAGTATTTGTACCCGATGCCCATATAGCCGATTATATTCTTGTAGCTGCAAAGGCAAAAGAGAGTAAAGGCAATAATGGTATCGCCCTTTTCATCGTAGATACCAAAAGCCATGGTATCACTGTCACTCCTCTTAAAACAATCTCAGGAGACAAACAGTGTGAAGTAAGATTCGAAGGGGTAAAAATAAAAGAAGATGCCCTCATTGGAGGACTGAATAATGGATGGTCTATTATTCAGAAGATCTGGCCCAAGATAGTGGTGGCCAGGTGTGCCGAGGTGGTTGGCGGTGCCCAGGAGGCACTGGAGATGACCATAAAATATGCAAAAGAAAGAGAACAGTTTGGACAACCCATAGGGACCCTTCAGGCAGTTCAGCACTACTGTGCAGATATGGTAGCTGACGTTGATGGATGCCGTCATATAACATATCAGGCTTCATGGATGCTCAGCTGCGGGCTTTCCTGTGACAAAGAAGTAGCAATGGCAAAGGCATGGTGTAGTGATGCCTTCAGAAGGGTTACTGCCAAAGGACACCAGATTCATGGGGCCATTGGGTTTACTGAGGAACACGATTTACATCTCTACTATAAAAAAGCCAAGACGTGGGAACTCTTCTACGGAGACAGTAATTTTCATCGGGAAATAGTTGCACAGCAGATGGGACTGTGAGGCTTTCTGTATAAAGAACCCCGTGCTTCTGCACGGGGTTCCCGACTTTCTTCCCCCCTATCTCGGCTCCTTACCAAAAATGTTTACAAGCACGGTAGTCCCCAGACCGCCAAGATTATGGGTACAGCCTATTTGAGCATCTTTTACCTGTCTTTCTCCTGCCTCTCCTCTTAAATGCCACCAGAGTTCACAGATCTGGGCAACACCTGTAGCACCTATAGGATGCCCCTTTGCCTTAAGTCCTCCACTCGCGTTACATGGCTTGCTGCCACTAAGCATAGGGTGACCCTCTTCTATCCATTTGCCGCCTTCGCCTTTTTTACAGAAGCCCATATCCTCATAGGTAATTAGCTCTGTAATGGTAAAACAGTCATGGAGTTCAGCCAAATCAACATCATCAGGCCCAATGCCTGCCATCTTATAGGCTTCTTTGGCAGCGGCCTGTGTTGCCGGAAATTCTATGAAGTTCTTTTTCCACGGTTGGTACATAGGATCAGTTGCCAGCCCTGTCCCCATGAAATACAGTGGCTGATCCGTATACTCTCTTGCTCTATCCTGCCTTGTTAGGAGAATTGCTGCTGCTCCGTCGGTTGTAGGACA of the Thermodesulfobacteriota bacterium genome contains:
- a CDS encoding acyl-CoA carboxylase subunit beta, which codes for MNSNVKKLLDLRERKGRIFQMGGSKSIEKQHERTKLTARERIDLLFDAGTFMEVDALVKHRCTLFGMESKEVPADAVVTGSGKINGNNAFVAAEDFTVLAGTFGEMHGKKICKVIDAAAKCGSPFIQIIDSGGARLQEGQDSSEIYAQLFRRHTLYSGVIPQITLLLGSCGGGAAYGPALSDFIIMVDGISRMYMGGPAFVKTMLGENKTEEELGGAKLHSEITGLCDFVAKDDREAIGIAKEILSLLPSNNREKPPVIETGDDPNRINKGIMDILPEDSRVPFDMYRIIREIVDNGYFLEYKARFAKNMITCFARLNGQPVGILANNSMVMGGVIDVGAANKHARFVRICDAYNIPVIHIQDSPAVMIGQNEEKRGIIKHGSKMLHAVTEASVPKVTLVIRHSYAGAQLCMCNVPLGADFVFAWPTAEITLVGPETAASILFAKEIAGADDPKKLEEQRIKEYRDVWVNPYMAAERGYIDDVIEPEASRAVLINTLNLLKDKVDEKPWKKHGIIQL
- a CDS encoding acyl-CoA dehydrogenase family protein; the protein is MDFSFTKEQESLRQEVRDFLEAKVRDGEFQVKSNGWVESHSQKFSKDMSSRGWIGMTWPKEYGGHERSYIDRAIVMEEMLTYQAPIGFHFLADRQVGPAIIHFGNDEQKKTYLPKIINADISIAIGLSEPNAGSDLVSVKTTAIEQGDFYIINGQKVWTTGGHRADYIWCLVRTDLNAPKHKALSEFIVDVKTPGITIRPIINMAGIHSFNEIFFEDVKVPKENLVGPKNRGFYQLMAQVDYERAGLERLMQNYPLFKNLVEYVKNEKRNGKALSKDPFIRNKLAELEVEYQIGRLFCYHVAWTLSQGRIPNYEAALCKAFCTQFEQRLSDAATSVLGLYGQLMPGSEYAPMDGDAADSYLWSVSYTIQGGTLEVLKNIVATRGLGLPVAKS
- a CDS encoding acyl-CoA dehydrogenase family protein; the encoded protein is MDFSLNEEQEILRNMARNFLTKECPKSFVKEMNEDEKGYSPTLWSKMAELGWMGFIFPEKYGGMEGNFLDLSVLMEEMGRACLPGPFFSTVILGGISLLEGGNEKQKERFLPKIARGEIILTLAVTEASGNYEPEGIETRFIKTNEGYTIDGTKVFVPDAHIADYILVAAKAKESKGNNGIALFIVDTKSHGITVTPLKTISGDKQCEVRFEGVKIKEDALIGGLNNGWSIIQKIWPKIVVARCAEVVGGAQEALEMTIKYAKEREQFGQPIGTLQAVQHYCADMVADVDGCRHITYQASWMLSCGLSCDKEVAMAKAWCSDAFRRVTAKGHQIHGAIGFTEEHDLHLYYKKAKTWELFYGDSNFHREIVAQQMGL